A genomic window from Vigna radiata var. radiata cultivar VC1973A chromosome 2, Vradiata_ver6, whole genome shotgun sequence includes:
- the LOC106755972 gene encoding transcription factor MYB14: MVRAPYFDKNGTKKGAWCEEEDKKLIAYVQKHGHPNWRQLPKFAGLQRCGKSCRLRWMNYLRPNLKRGNYTPKEEQIITDLHKKHGNKWSLIAESLPGRTDNEIKNYWHSHLKKFENSNNNSSCDEDLKSNGCKEFEMEMNEAHSVESHNILESSVSISSETSYTDHNSPCLSFCSSHTESTMNLCKEEESVASWETLDLGFSSNFWTEPFISENALDENYFDISSYGTEPFYLW, encoded by the exons ATGGTAAGAGCTCcctattttgataaaaatggaACCAAGAAAGGAGCATGGTGTGAAGAAGAGGACAAGAAGCTTATTGCCTATGTTCAGAAACATGGCCACCCCAATTGGCGTCAACTTCCAAAGTTTGCAG GGTTGCAAAGATGTGGAAAAAGTTGCAGACTTCGATGGATGAATTACCTCAGGCCAAACCTAAAACGAGGGAACTACACCCCCAAGGAAGAGCAAATCATCACTGATTTGCATAAAAAGCATGGAAATAA ATGGTCTCTGATTGCTGAAAGTTTACCCGGAAGAACAGACAATGAGATAAAGAACTATTGGCACAGCCACCTAAAGAAGTTCGAAAACAGCAACAATAACAGCTCTTGTGATGAAGATTTGAAGTCCAATGGATGCAAAGAGTTTGAAATGGAAATGAACGAGGCTCATAGTGTTGAATCTCACAACATTTTGGAGAGTTCAGTGTCAATTTCCTCAGAAACTTCCTACACCGACCACAATTCCCCTTGTCTTTCATTTTGTTCAAGTCACACAGAATCAACCATGAACTTgtgcaaggaagaagaaagtgttGCTTCATGGGAAACattggatttagggtttagtaGCAATTTCTGGACTGAACCCTTTATTTCAGAAAACGCACttgatgaaaattattttgacatttcCTCTTATGGGACAGAACCATTTTACTTGTGGTAA
- the LOC106780153 gene encoding uncharacterized protein LOC106780153 — MRIIQFSHSLTFLNLSFTLSVAFTSYTSALSVPHASALSVVSKAVVCRSWEALLHVERMARMIQSNLPIFDGKNFEDWCVKMDVILGFQEIDEIVKIGFKEPAKNATDEEKKAYKENRKLDCKARMILHQCISATIFQKGSKATIAKETWEILQDGYGTAGNIKEIKLQSLRRQYELLNMGEQETIGEYIGRIQVIVNTMRACEKVVKHKKIVHKILRTLTSQYVHIVVAIVESRDLEKMKVEELQNSLEAHEQRLLERKTAEKDATQNVNQALQAKIQKGRGFGRGQGRTRGDRGGRNGGRFSNNSEQIKEENHNDQREGSYGGRGKPRGRGGRKSIDKRNVQCFTCSKFGHYSSECWHNESNKKTKNDEAANLAQETCDSESEHVVLMCVSEQNKEKKVNIREVRDRCRCKEGHMLQPEETQHAESRLSNFEHALQPEKESCATKNIEVERVIMSSLHNHTENDSCWYLDTGCSNHMTERKEWMVSLDLKKKSTIRFADDSTVMAEGVGRILINCKNGGITYMDDVLYIPTMKSNLLSLGQLLEKGYTMHMHKNLIDVFDKKKRMIFKASLAKNRTFKVNLSAVAIQCLSSLNVEEESWAWHYRYGHLNFRSLG, encoded by the coding sequence ATGAGAATTATCCAGTTCTCGCATTCTCTTACTTTTCTCAATCTCTCCTTTACTCTTTCTGTTGCATTCACTTCATACACCTCTGCATTATCAGTGCCTCATGCTTCTGCATTATCAGTGGTATCCAAAGCAGTAGTTTGTCGATCCTGGGAGGCATTGCTACACGTTGAAAGGATGGCGAGGATGATCCAGAGTAACCTACCTATATTTGACGGAAAGAACTTCGAAGATTGGTGCGTCAAGATGGATGTTATCCTTGGTTTCCAGGAGATTGATGAAATCGTGAAGATTGGGTTTAAAGAACCCGCAAAGAACGCTACTGATGAGGAAAAGAAGGCGTATAAAGAGAATAGAAAGTTAGACTGTAAAGCACGCATGATCTTGCATCAATGTATTTCAGCAACAATCTTCCAAAAGGGGTCCAAGGCCACGATAGCAAAAGAAACTTGGGAGATTCTACAGGATGGATATGGAACTGCTGGAAATATAAAGGAGATTAAGCTACAGTCACTGAGGCGGCAGTATGAGCTTCTGAACATGGGGGAACAAGAAACTATCGGAGAATACATCGGCAGGATCCAAGTGATTGTCAATACAATGAGGGCATGCGAAAAAGTTGTCAAGCACAAGAAGATAGTCCATAAAATCTTGCGAACTCTAACGTCCCAATACGTCCATATTGTCGTGGCTATTGTAGAAAGTAGAGACTTGGAGAAAATGAAAGTTGAAGAGTTGCAAAACTCACTCGAAGCCCATGAACAACGGTTGTTAGAAAGGAAAACTGCAGAAAAAGATGCAACTCAGAACGTGAATCAGGCATTGCAAGCTAAAATTCAAAAGGGTCGCGGATTTGGCAGAGGACAAGGCAGAACACGAGGCGATCGTGGAGGTCGTAATGGAGGAAGATTCTCCAATAACTCCGAACAGatcaaagaagaaaaccacaacGATCAAAGAGAAGGTAGTTATGGGGGGCGTGGAAAACCCAGAGGTAGAGGCGGCAGAAAGAGCATCGACAAAAGAAACGTGCAATGTTTCACGTGTAGTAAATTTGGCCACTACTCTTCCGAGTGCTGGCATAACGAAAGCAACAAGAAAACCAAGAATGACGAAGCTGCGAATTTGGCACAAGAAACTTGCGATTCAGAATCGGAACACGTTGTATTGATGTGCGTTTcagaacaaaataaagaaaagaaagtaaacaTAAGAGAAGTGCGAGACAGGTGTCGCTGCAAAGAAGGACACATGTTGCAACCAGAAGAAACTCAACATGCAGAAAGTCGTTTGAGTAATTTCGAACACGCGTTGCAACCAGAGAAGGAGAGTTGTGCAACGAAGAATATAGAAGTTGAGCGTGTGATAATGTCGAGCTTACACAACCACACCGAGAACGACTCATGTTGGTATTTAGACACCGGGTGTTCTAACCACATGACCGAAAGAAAGGAGTGGATGGTAAGTCTGGATTTGAAGAAAAAGAGCACTATAAGGTTTGCTGATGATAGTACCGTGATGGCAGAAGGTGTAGGCAGAATACTGATCAATTGCAAGAACGGTGGAATAACCTACATGGACGATGTTCTGTACATTCCAACGATGAAAAGCAACTTGTTGAGTCTCGGTCAACTTCTTGAAAAAGGGTACACCATGCACATGCACAAGAATCTGATAGATGTGTTTGataagaagaagagaatgatCTTTAAAGCATCATTGGCCAAGAATAGAACGTTCAAAGTCAATCTAAGCGCTGTTGCAATACAGTGTTTATCCTCTCTAAATGTTGAAGAAGAAAGTTGGGCATGGCATTACAGGTATGGGCATCTGAATTTCAGAAGCTTGGGATAg